The stretch of DNA AACGCTATCACTGCGTATACGAATATCCAAAGGAAACATTAGCTACCGAGACTCAAGGAGAAACAACTACTGCCTGGGAACCAACATCGTATGCTGGTAAAATTTACAGAAATTTAATTTGTACaataacaaaattaaaaattaatcatgacttcaagtattttaatattccaTTCAGTTAATTCCCTACCGTAAGAATGAAATTTATGCACAAGAGAATGACTTACAAATGCATATTtatctataaaatatttaactttCTTTTTGTCTTTAGATTGGGAGGAAATGATAAACGAACCGCGATTAGATTTATACCCCCTAGACTATGATGATGCCAGCCATACTGGTATGTTTTGTTACTAAATTTCAATTTGTTTTTTCCTATGATATTGtatttacaattattacaaTATGTTGTATCGAATAATTTAATTATAGTTCGTTTCTGTTACAGGAAATGAAGAGTTTTTTGTAAGCAGTTCAAATCGTCCATTTCAATTTCAAACTAGCGACAGTAAATACGTAAGTCAATTCTTTCCTGGTGCTTCTACATCGACAAACGAAGAACACGACGAAGTAGATGGTGATCCACAAGCAACGCAACAAAACAGAATAGATTTGTTAAATCATTATGACCATGGCCAACATCAATTAGGAGAGCTAAGACACACTAGAGATCGTTTAAAGTTAAATTTATCTACGAATGGTACACCTTTTATTTCCACCAAACAAACGAAAGAGAATGATTTTGAAGAGTCGGACGATAAAGGAGAGCAGTCAGAATCCACGGAGAGAATAGATATTACACAGGACCAATCAATTCTATCGAACTCCTTGCCAACGGTGCCTCCTGAAGATATTGGAGAAAATAGAAGTCTTGATCCAACTTTATCGAAAAGTGCCCAATGTGATAGTCAGGAGAAAATGAAACTAACTGACAAGTGTAGTGTTTTAAATAATGACTAACGTATTATACAAAAGGCCGATAGTAAAATTATAAGAAGGATAATTTAGCTAAAGTCCGTCCGAAATAATTTCGTTGCAGAAATATAGCAACTGTTCATTGAGATCGCTGTGGAAAGTTGAATCTCAAATTACTGTACATAAGATGTAGCAAATTTTTATTGTGGCTGAGATTTAATCGATTGTCTATAGTATTATATCAAAGCATACACGTTTTTTTGTTAATATAGAGACACATTAATATAAGTAGAGCTTAAtatttacataattttttaCACGATTAGCTTCATGGCGATAAAGCAACACGTATTCTGTCGCCAATTGAATCGAATAGCAGACAATCGGTTTGTGAAAGCTACATCAACAATATTGAGTTATTTCGTTTCGTGTGTAAATATGTACGCCATTCGGTACATAATCGTTATCGGAGTAGTGCCTGTATAAGTTAATATTACAACTATCATTAatgattcataataattattcatATTGACTTTTGATTATTGTTACCGTCAAATATGATATTTTTTTGTATCATAAAACTATAGTAGTAAGGAACAGCTCTCTAAAAAGTATTATAGTCAAAAAAAGGACGGTACTGTGACCGAGTGTCAGCTTTTAGCAAAAAGAAgttttatattcattttttaatggATGTGTATTGTAttaactattattgttattaggaCTGTGATCAGCACATACGTGCATTTTTATTTTGGCTAATTCGGCAAACTAGGGTACCAAAGTGTCACAGGAAACAACAGAAAAAAGTTTCATTGGAAATATGCTATCGTCGAATTTTACTTTTCACTATCTTTAAATAATGTTACTTAATATGACCTCTTTAAAcgtttaatattataataattgttgaaGATAGAACAACACTCGGTAAACATTTCATGAAATAACAGTACACAAAATTGTGAATGTAGTATTAAATACTGAATTCATGAAACACGAATATTCACTTGAGTACATACTGTAAAATGAAAGATAAATATCAATAATACGTTAACAATTACTAATCATTAATATTATGTAATCTTCACGAAAAAAAATCTTTCAGAATCTCAATCTTACTACAGCAAAAGTAAGTTTCATAACATAACAAAATAGATTAGAATAATAAGaactattgaaaaattaaataataacttgATATATTTGATATTTGCAACAACACATAATTTCATTAACATATGTGAAATTCATAATAATTTATATTCTATGCCCACTATTAATAGCACAGCAACCATTATGCGACTTTTActactatcacgattattactattattgttattattattgatattGCTAATTCTGTGCTCATTATAATACGTAGGGTATTGATAGAGAACAATTAATATATTGTTATACAGAACAGAAATTCATTTGGTCCAAATATGTATTCCATTGTTATTTCCTATACCGTGTAATCATTTCTTCACTATTAATTTCATGTATCTACATGAAAGATATTACGCTTTAATCcacatattttatttcattttaattaatGTTTGTTCCTTTCTTTTGGTAAAAACGACTGAATCAAATTCGTTGTcttattaaaagaaaattaaaattaaagtaaataatttatttaaaagaaatatataaataaatattattacaagttttacttacaataattatttccataaaatatttatttatacatataacgTCATGTTGTCTTACGTTAAGAAGTTATATATGACGTTGCCGATTACGCCACAAAATAATGAGTCCCTGATGATCTGCAGATGCGAGAAGcgattcatcataattaaagcATAAAGCAAGCGTTGGTGCTGCATGCCCATGAAGACGATTGATTTTTGCCGCTTTACCCTCCCTCGCTGAATCTAGAAGATGAATCGTTCCATCCTCTGATCCCGTAGCTATTAAACAAGCTTCCATTTGCGGACAAAAAGTAGATCTTACAAAATACTGCCTATAAAAGGATAATCGAACTATACGttatttacaattttaattaaattagtttatattcgtaataataatgtttaGATTATAAATTACCTATGTTTTATCGGATATTTCGTCCAAAGTGATAAGGAGCCTTGGTTATCAACAATGTGGTACAATAACACAACATTACAAGCACTGCTCACTAGAAGTGCTGGCCATGGAGCATCTTTTGAAAACCATGAACGCCAAGAAAGACTAGTTATCATGCCACCAGTTTCTTGTACTCTTCGTAATTTTGTTAATCGTCCTGTTCCTGGTTCTAATTGAAATGACATAATACTTCCTCTATCAGTCCCAGCCCATATTATGGAaccaccactaccttcacaagtTAGTGATAAGATCTATAACAAAATGCAATGTTGCaaagtttttattttatataatttaagcATAAATATATGTGTTATTATTGAAATTAAAGAAGACTAACTTTTCCTCCAATTTTGCATGAACCACCACGAGGGTATATGCCAGTAGATATATTTAAAATCTGCACAAGACCTTGAGAATTACCAGCAACaactaaattattattaataggtATAAATCCACAGCACAGAACTTCTGCTCTTTGCTGATCATTAACTGTTCGTAAACAATCTGGGCTAGTATCTGTGGCAACATTCCAAAGACGTATAGTGCCATCCAAAGAAGATGAAACTATAAGATCATTACTGATACTCCAATCTAATGCAGTAACACCTTTCTTGTGACCTTTCAATAAAGCTATAACTTTTGGAGGTGTACTAATAGCTTCACATATTGACAATAATCCATCCAATGATGCACAACATAACTTTGATCTATCATTGTTAGCAAATTTTAACATCATCACAGGTGCTTTATGCTGATCAAAAACATGATCCATTCCATCAAAAGCAAAGTTCTCTGCTATTGTTTTTCGTTGTGCACTATGAAGCTTTGTCTTAATTTCTGATTTTTCTTCTTCAGTTGTTTGACTGCCAAGGCTATTTTGTTCCAAACTTTCCCCATATcgcaaaaataataattttgatcTTAATTTTAAGTAATTCTCACAAATCTTTAGATCCTTACAAGATTTTTCTTTCAATAACTGATTTCTACGTCGAATATAAAGCAACCctgtaatataatattatttttaaatttcagtaGCATTTTATAATGACTTATAAAATAAACATACAAACCTAAAGTAGGTAATTTATTTACACGTTGTGTATTGTATTTAGCGTCAAGAGCAAATACTTGTTGATGCCACATAGTAACCATTTTACATAACAgataatattaacaatattgaATTATGATTGTAATACAGGTAAATGTTATTCATTAAAATTAAAGATTATATACACATTGACACTTAACCTACTAAATAACCTTTCAGTTGCAAGAAAGTGATATCACTATTAAGAACGAAAATTTAAGAAATTTGCTGATTCTTTGATTTTGAACTTTTCCCTTGTTCTTGTACTATTTATGTTTTTGCACGAAGAACACATTGTGTCaacttcttttttatttcttccATCAATGTTACGTGCTTCTTTTTACgtcaataaatttaaaaatcaaTAATGTTTTCGCTTTTCACATTTTGACAATTTACGCAAATGAAATTATCAAAGATGTTGTTATACACTGTTATTAGGAACTTAATATTAATTTACTACTTTCGATAGATTACAAAATACGTACACCACATGCTACATATGTCAGGTATTGTCAGCTATGCACTTTTAAAGgcaactaacaactataatacacTCTTCTACTTAATTTTATGTATAAATAAAATTGCTAATGCAGGAATATCCTGTATATAACGATTAAAAAATGTTGATTATATAAAATATCtggtttttatgcttctttttGTATATGTATAAGAAAAAATGATTTATTATTGTGTAGGACATTGTAGATTCTATCAATTTAAGTTTTCAGTCATTGTTAAGAATACAAATAAATttagtatataatttatataatacaCACGTGATATTAAACATGCAACTTTTATTAAGTTTTACTATTAGTTTTGATGTAAATAGTAATTTCGAATTATTGAATTTACATAAATATCGTATATTAAtaatatgataaaaaaatattaacgatcattgtttaatttatatatttaaaaataacttttctattgtatattgTAACGTTCATTCTTAATCAATTTATTTTCCAATAATTAGCAAATTTATTTTCCttctattcctgttacatattTTCGACTGAAAAAAATGAATAACATTTAAAGTTAAAATTGTACAAATACGTTTGTCTGAATGTCATAAGATTTGTTTAATACATACATTTATTTTTCgatattcatatttatacaCAAGTAGTagctattattttttttttttttttaataatcataTAGTAGCATAATGCATTTTAATGTAATTGTAATGGCATAATGCATTTTGCATTTTTGTTTTGTAGGTTACTATTTggcaaaaatacaaaaattatcaATGTGTAATAGTTATGTATTCTGAGAACAAACTCCTCGACTTTAATTTCTCTTCTAGAATATTTTGCATTCCTTATTTTAATTTCCCATTATACATCACACTTAATGTTCTTTCCACTAAGCTCATTCGAGCATAATACGAGTAGGAAATATTCTAAAACGTATATTAACATAAAACAAGACAGTATGTATATATTTCTATTTGTTCTCGCACGAGCATATTCATTTAAGTGTACTCTTCTAATGCACAAGGATGTCCTTTGAGTGTCTCAAAATGTCTTGTATAAACTCGCTGATTTATTTAAGATATCAATGTGATTAATATAAATCTTACAAATATACTTCCGATTTTTTAACGATTTTTAACGAACATTATAAATTAAAACCTTAGCTTCTTGACTACAATTTTACTCCTGGAAATAATATATCTAACAACTATAGCAAGCATATCTTtaacatttattaaaaaatgtaaattGCTGAACGTTAATTGAATGAaatacatatttatcattaatgaGTTCAGTTTATAAAAAATCGTGTAGAGATCGTGTTTTTTTAGCTTTCAACTAAATTTGTTTGTTCTTTTTAAATTCCTATATCGCGATGTACATATCATAC from Calliopsis andreniformis isolate RMS-2024a chromosome 2, iyCalAndr_principal, whole genome shotgun sequence encodes:
- the LOC143185143 gene encoding WD repeat-containing protein 13, whose translation is MVTMWHQQVFALDAKYNTQRVNKLPTLGLLYIRRRNQLLKEKSCKDLKICENYLKLRSKLLFLRYGESLEQNSLGSQTTEEEKSEIKTKLHSAQRKTIAENFAFDGMDHVFDQHKAPVMMLKFANNDRSKLCCASLDGLLSICEAISTPPKVIALLKGHKKGVTALDWSISNDLIVSSSLDGTIRLWNVATDTSPDCLRTVNDQQRAEVLCCGFIPINNNLVVAGNSQGLVQILNISTGIYPRGGSCKIGGKILSLTCEGSGGSIIWAGTDRGSIMSFQLEPGTGRLTKLRRVQETGGMITSLSWRSWFSKDAPWPALLVSSACNVVLLYHIVDNQGSLSLWTKYPIKHRQYFVRSTFCPQMEACLIATGSEDGTIHLLDSAREGKAAKINRLHGHAAPTLALCFNYDESLLASADHQGLIILWRNRQRHI